In Sardina pilchardus chromosome 8, fSarPil1.1, whole genome shotgun sequence, a genomic segment contains:
- the lsm1 gene encoding U6 snRNA-associated Sm-like protein LSm1, producing the protein MNYMPGTASLIEDIDKKHLVLLRDGRTLIGILRSIDQFANLVLHQTVERIHVGKKFGDIPRGIFVVRGENVVLLGEVDLDKECDQILQRVSIEEILEEQRIEQQAKQESERLKLQAVKERGLSIPKADTLDDF; encoded by the exons ATGAATTATATGCCAGGAACTGCTAGTCTAATCGAGGACATCGATA AAAAACACCTCGTCCTACTTCGTGACGGAAGGACGTTAATAGGAATACTCAGAAGCATAGACCAATTTG CCAATTTGGTGTTGCATCAAACTGTGGAACGCATTCATGTTGGCAAGAAGTTTGGAGATATCCCCAGAGGGATTTTTGTTGTCAGAGGAGAGAATGTGGTTCTACTGGGTGAAGTA GATTTAGATAAAGAGTGTGACCAGATACTCCAGCGTGTGTCCATTGAAGAGATCCTGGAGGAGCAAAGGATAGAGCAGCAGGCCAAACAGGAGTCCGAGAGACTCAAGCTTCAAGCTGTCAAAGAGCGAGGCCTGTCTATTCCTAAAGCAGACACCCTGGACGATTTTTGA
- the bag4 gene encoding BAG family molecular chaperone regulator 4 isoform X2, whose amino-acid sequence MAYDTAGNDRSGGEPAWVMHQMQASSKPHWPSHFNSENNNWNGTMDSTPYSGYPANYWYPQSHTTGPYGNAYPPGTEVNGQPPYQLSAYPNGVYNPQQYSTNMLHPSNPFYCAEQMPPRQPHYHNQGCPERSAAQPAPPPYPVQHCQGVHGPGYHPGSYQHYGEGGTTMPQNPPYQGQQAMHSRAPQPEAWAHSGGYSPSPAPQQQWQPGNQAPHGPYGNHVRPPHPPPWQGPAPPPYEHKDHQFSGQHPQAHPQAHPQAHPQAHPQARPQPLGPKPRPITPNQAQGKPSEFSAPPQLYKPGGGKVQEPKPAQAEPPPPPQAPNPTRAPPGPQLSDNPSLARVQQVMFRVQLLQEDVDEFVGKKTDKSYRCLEELLTKELLVLDSVETNGQEVVRLARKDTVQRIQGILDQLEKKAF is encoded by the exons ATGGCGTACGACACAGCTGGCAACGACAGGAGTGGAGGGGAGCCTGCTTGGGTCATGCATCAAATGCAGGCAAGCTCTAAACCGCACTGGCCATCACATTTTAACTCGGAGAATAATAACTGGAACGGCACCATG GATTCGACGCCATACTCTGGATACCCCGCAAACTATTGGTATCCCCAGTCGCATACGACAGGACCTTATGGAAATGCGTATCCTCCAGGCACGGAGGTAAACGGGCAACCGCCCTATCAG CTCTCGGCGTACCCCAATGGAGTTTACAATCCTCAACAGTACTCCACAAATATGCTTCATCCATCCAATCCGTTCTACTGTGCTGAACAAATGCCACCCCGGCAGCCTCATTACCACAATCAGGGCTGTCCAGAACGAAGTGCAGCACAACCAGCACCACCTCCTTATCCTGTTCAACACTGTCAAGGGGTACAT GGCCCTGGCTACCACCCAGGCTCTTACCAGCACTATGGAGAAGGGGGTACCACGATGCCCCAGAATCCTCCATACCAGGGCCAGCAGGCCATGCACTCCAGAGCCCCACAACCAGAAGCCTGGGCTCATTCAGGGGGCTACAGCCCCTCTCCAGCCCCACAACAGCAATGGCAGCCCGGAAACCAAGCACCGCACGGTCCCTATGGCAACCACGTCaggcctccccacccccctccatggCAAGGACCAGCCCCTCCTCCATATGAGCACAAG GACCATCAGTTCTCTGGGCAGCATCCACAGGCTCATCCACAGGCTCATCCACAGGCTCATCCACAGGCTCATCCACAGGCTCGTCCACAGCCCCTCGGGCCCAAACCTCGACCCATCACGCCCAACCAGGCCCAGGGCAAGCCCTCGGAGTTCAGCGCTCCCCCTCAACTTTACAAGCCAGGAGGCGGGAAGGTGCAGGAGCCCAAGCCAGCTCAGGccgagcctcctcctcctcctcaggcgCCCAACCCCACCAGAGCTCCGCCAGGCCCCCAGCTGAGTGACAACCCCAGTCTCGCCCGCGTCCAGCAGGTCATGTTCCGGGTACAGCTGCTGCAGGAGGACGTGGACGAGTTTGTGGGCAAAAAGACGGACAAAAGCTACCGGTGCCTGGAGGAGCTGCTGACCAAAGAGCTCCTGGTGCTGGACTCGGTGGAGACCAACGGTCAGGAAGTGGTCCGGCTGGCCCGCAAGGATACCGTGCAGAGGATCCAGGGAATACTGGACCAGCTGGAGAAGAAGGCCTTCTga
- the bag4 gene encoding BAG family molecular chaperone regulator 4 isoform X1, whose protein sequence is MAYDTAGNDRSGGEPAWVMHQMQASSKPHWPSHFNSENNNWNGTMDSTPYSGYPANYWYPQSHTTGPYGNAYPPGTEVNGQPPYQQLSAYPNGVYNPQQYSTNMLHPSNPFYCAEQMPPRQPHYHNQGCPERSAAQPAPPPYPVQHCQGVHGPGYHPGSYQHYGEGGTTMPQNPPYQGQQAMHSRAPQPEAWAHSGGYSPSPAPQQQWQPGNQAPHGPYGNHVRPPHPPPWQGPAPPPYEHKDHQFSGQHPQAHPQAHPQAHPQAHPQARPQPLGPKPRPITPNQAQGKPSEFSAPPQLYKPGGGKVQEPKPAQAEPPPPPQAPNPTRAPPGPQLSDNPSLARVQQVMFRVQLLQEDVDEFVGKKTDKSYRCLEELLTKELLVLDSVETNGQEVVRLARKDTVQRIQGILDQLEKKAF, encoded by the exons ATGGCGTACGACACAGCTGGCAACGACAGGAGTGGAGGGGAGCCTGCTTGGGTCATGCATCAAATGCAGGCAAGCTCTAAACCGCACTGGCCATCACATTTTAACTCGGAGAATAATAACTGGAACGGCACCATG GATTCGACGCCATACTCTGGATACCCCGCAAACTATTGGTATCCCCAGTCGCATACGACAGGACCTTATGGAAATGCGTATCCTCCAGGCACGGAGGTAAACGGGCAACCGCCCTATCAG CAGCTCTCGGCGTACCCCAATGGAGTTTACAATCCTCAACAGTACTCCACAAATATGCTTCATCCATCCAATCCGTTCTACTGTGCTGAACAAATGCCACCCCGGCAGCCTCATTACCACAATCAGGGCTGTCCAGAACGAAGTGCAGCACAACCAGCACCACCTCCTTATCCTGTTCAACACTGTCAAGGGGTACAT GGCCCTGGCTACCACCCAGGCTCTTACCAGCACTATGGAGAAGGGGGTACCACGATGCCCCAGAATCCTCCATACCAGGGCCAGCAGGCCATGCACTCCAGAGCCCCACAACCAGAAGCCTGGGCTCATTCAGGGGGCTACAGCCCCTCTCCAGCCCCACAACAGCAATGGCAGCCCGGAAACCAAGCACCGCACGGTCCCTATGGCAACCACGTCaggcctccccacccccctccatggCAAGGACCAGCCCCTCCTCCATATGAGCACAAG GACCATCAGTTCTCTGGGCAGCATCCACAGGCTCATCCACAGGCTCATCCACAGGCTCATCCACAGGCTCATCCACAGGCTCGTCCACAGCCCCTCGGGCCCAAACCTCGACCCATCACGCCCAACCAGGCCCAGGGCAAGCCCTCGGAGTTCAGCGCTCCCCCTCAACTTTACAAGCCAGGAGGCGGGAAGGTGCAGGAGCCCAAGCCAGCTCAGGccgagcctcctcctcctcctcaggcgCCCAACCCCACCAGAGCTCCGCCAGGCCCCCAGCTGAGTGACAACCCCAGTCTCGCCCGCGTCCAGCAGGTCATGTTCCGGGTACAGCTGCTGCAGGAGGACGTGGACGAGTTTGTGGGCAAAAAGACGGACAAAAGCTACCGGTGCCTGGAGGAGCTGCTGACCAAAGAGCTCCTGGTGCTGGACTCGGTGGAGACCAACGGTCAGGAAGTGGTCCGGCTGGCCCGCAAGGATACCGTGCAGAGGATCCAGGGAATACTGGACCAGCTGGAGAAGAAGGCCTTCTga
- the bag4 gene encoding BAG family molecular chaperone regulator 4 isoform X3, with protein sequence MAYDTAGNDRSGGEPAWVMHQMQASSKPHWPSHFNSENNNWNGTMDSTPYSGYPANYWYPQSHTTGPYGNAYPPGTEVNGQPPYQQLSAYPNGVYNPQQYSTNMLHPSNPFYCAEQMPPRQPHYHNQGCPERSAAQPAPPPYPVQHCQGGPGYHPGSYQHYGEGGTTMPQNPPYQGQQAMHSRAPQPEAWAHSGGYSPSPAPQQQWQPGNQAPHGPYGNHVRPPHPPPWQGPAPPPYEHKDHQFSGQHPQAHPQAHPQAHPQAHPQARPQPLGPKPRPITPNQAQGKPSEFSAPPQLYKPGGGKVQEPKPAQAEPPPPPQAPNPTRAPPGPQLSDNPSLARVQQVMFRVQLLQEDVDEFVGKKTDKSYRCLEELLTKELLVLDSVETNGQEVVRLARKDTVQRIQGILDQLEKKAF encoded by the exons ATGGCGTACGACACAGCTGGCAACGACAGGAGTGGAGGGGAGCCTGCTTGGGTCATGCATCAAATGCAGGCAAGCTCTAAACCGCACTGGCCATCACATTTTAACTCGGAGAATAATAACTGGAACGGCACCATG GATTCGACGCCATACTCTGGATACCCCGCAAACTATTGGTATCCCCAGTCGCATACGACAGGACCTTATGGAAATGCGTATCCTCCAGGCACGGAGGTAAACGGGCAACCGCCCTATCAG CAGCTCTCGGCGTACCCCAATGGAGTTTACAATCCTCAACAGTACTCCACAAATATGCTTCATCCATCCAATCCGTTCTACTGTGCTGAACAAATGCCACCCCGGCAGCCTCATTACCACAATCAGGGCTGTCCAGAACGAAGTGCAGCACAACCAGCACCACCTCCTTATCCTGTTCAACACTGTCAAGGG GGCCCTGGCTACCACCCAGGCTCTTACCAGCACTATGGAGAAGGGGGTACCACGATGCCCCAGAATCCTCCATACCAGGGCCAGCAGGCCATGCACTCCAGAGCCCCACAACCAGAAGCCTGGGCTCATTCAGGGGGCTACAGCCCCTCTCCAGCCCCACAACAGCAATGGCAGCCCGGAAACCAAGCACCGCACGGTCCCTATGGCAACCACGTCaggcctccccacccccctccatggCAAGGACCAGCCCCTCCTCCATATGAGCACAAG GACCATCAGTTCTCTGGGCAGCATCCACAGGCTCATCCACAGGCTCATCCACAGGCTCATCCACAGGCTCATCCACAGGCTCGTCCACAGCCCCTCGGGCCCAAACCTCGACCCATCACGCCCAACCAGGCCCAGGGCAAGCCCTCGGAGTTCAGCGCTCCCCCTCAACTTTACAAGCCAGGAGGCGGGAAGGTGCAGGAGCCCAAGCCAGCTCAGGccgagcctcctcctcctcctcaggcgCCCAACCCCACCAGAGCTCCGCCAGGCCCCCAGCTGAGTGACAACCCCAGTCTCGCCCGCGTCCAGCAGGTCATGTTCCGGGTACAGCTGCTGCAGGAGGACGTGGACGAGTTTGTGGGCAAAAAGACGGACAAAAGCTACCGGTGCCTGGAGGAGCTGCTGACCAAAGAGCTCCTGGTGCTGGACTCGGTGGAGACCAACGGTCAGGAAGTGGTCCGGCTGGCCCGCAAGGATACCGTGCAGAGGATCCAGGGAATACTGGACCAGCTGGAGAAGAAGGCCTTCTga
- the bag4 gene encoding BAG family molecular chaperone regulator 4 isoform X4 — protein sequence MAYDTAGNDRSGGEPAWVMHQMQDSTPYSGYPANYWYPQSHTTGPYGNAYPPGTEVNGQPPYQQLSAYPNGVYNPQQYSTNMLHPSNPFYCAEQMPPRQPHYHNQGCPERSAAQPAPPPYPVQHCQGVHGPGYHPGSYQHYGEGGTTMPQNPPYQGQQAMHSRAPQPEAWAHSGGYSPSPAPQQQWQPGNQAPHGPYGNHVRPPHPPPWQGPAPPPYEHKDHQFSGQHPQAHPQAHPQAHPQAHPQARPQPLGPKPRPITPNQAQGKPSEFSAPPQLYKPGGGKVQEPKPAQAEPPPPPQAPNPTRAPPGPQLSDNPSLARVQQVMFRVQLLQEDVDEFVGKKTDKSYRCLEELLTKELLVLDSVETNGQEVVRLARKDTVQRIQGILDQLEKKAF from the exons ATGGCGTACGACACAGCTGGCAACGACAGGAGTGGAGGGGAGCCTGCTTGGGTCATGCATCAAATGCAG GATTCGACGCCATACTCTGGATACCCCGCAAACTATTGGTATCCCCAGTCGCATACGACAGGACCTTATGGAAATGCGTATCCTCCAGGCACGGAGGTAAACGGGCAACCGCCCTATCAG CAGCTCTCGGCGTACCCCAATGGAGTTTACAATCCTCAACAGTACTCCACAAATATGCTTCATCCATCCAATCCGTTCTACTGTGCTGAACAAATGCCACCCCGGCAGCCTCATTACCACAATCAGGGCTGTCCAGAACGAAGTGCAGCACAACCAGCACCACCTCCTTATCCTGTTCAACACTGTCAAGGGGTACAT GGCCCTGGCTACCACCCAGGCTCTTACCAGCACTATGGAGAAGGGGGTACCACGATGCCCCAGAATCCTCCATACCAGGGCCAGCAGGCCATGCACTCCAGAGCCCCACAACCAGAAGCCTGGGCTCATTCAGGGGGCTACAGCCCCTCTCCAGCCCCACAACAGCAATGGCAGCCCGGAAACCAAGCACCGCACGGTCCCTATGGCAACCACGTCaggcctccccacccccctccatggCAAGGACCAGCCCCTCCTCCATATGAGCACAAG GACCATCAGTTCTCTGGGCAGCATCCACAGGCTCATCCACAGGCTCATCCACAGGCTCATCCACAGGCTCATCCACAGGCTCGTCCACAGCCCCTCGGGCCCAAACCTCGACCCATCACGCCCAACCAGGCCCAGGGCAAGCCCTCGGAGTTCAGCGCTCCCCCTCAACTTTACAAGCCAGGAGGCGGGAAGGTGCAGGAGCCCAAGCCAGCTCAGGccgagcctcctcctcctcctcaggcgCCCAACCCCACCAGAGCTCCGCCAGGCCCCCAGCTGAGTGACAACCCCAGTCTCGCCCGCGTCCAGCAGGTCATGTTCCGGGTACAGCTGCTGCAGGAGGACGTGGACGAGTTTGTGGGCAAAAAGACGGACAAAAGCTACCGGTGCCTGGAGGAGCTGCTGACCAAAGAGCTCCTGGTGCTGGACTCGGTGGAGACCAACGGTCAGGAAGTGGTCCGGCTGGCCCGCAAGGATACCGTGCAGAGGATCCAGGGAATACTGGACCAGCTGGAGAAGAAGGCCTTCTga